TCAAATAACTCTGCCAGTTGATTGTTGATTCTGAGTCTTGTGTTTAGTCATATACTTTGAAAATACTGTTTAATACAATTGATGTGTTACTGTCGTGTTGTGGATTTTGGGCTTTATTGTGCTCATCTCTCTTCAGACACATGCTGATAagttgagtaaagtttaccCTCCACTGCGTTCAGCTCTTGCCAACAAAAGTAAAGTCTCTGTTGCTCATCTTCTTGCCGCTCGCCAAGACTTCTCCAAGATCCTCCGCACAAGCAGCGGCAAGATCAGAGAGAAGACGGCCTGTGCCATCAATAAGGTGGGATCATCAGAGCAGTGACACCTGCCCTTCTTCCTTTTCATGTCTTttactctgtttttatttcagtgtaaAAGGCATTGATTTAATACTGACTGTTTGGTGGTTATAAACATATAAAGCTCAGCACAGTAACTTTAActttagtttgaaatgtttctccTGGTCATCCACGCGTCACGTCTAGTGGTGCTGTGGCCAAGCGTCCCGCAGCTGTTTGATTTCAGCACATTTCCTCTCCTCAGGTTCTGATGGGCCGAGTACCAGACAGGGGAGGTCGGCCGTGTGAGATTGAGCCTCCGCCTCCAGAGATGCCCACCTGGCAGAAGCGTCAAGATGCTCCCCAAATTGGAGGACACTATGGCGGCGGTGGGCATGGAGGTGGCAGGGGAGGATACGATCACGGCTCTCAAGGTGGCCGTGGGGGCTATGAGAGGGGAGCCGGGGGAGGAGGACACGGGGAGAGAGGAAGtagaggaggaggtggaagaGGGAGAGGCAGTTACAACCAGGGCTACTATCAGGATGCAGGAGGTCATCAcgggggaggaggaagaggaggttaTGGAGGAAACCACCAAGGAGGCTTCCAGGATCCCAACTACcatggaggaggaggcggcGGCGGCTACCATGACGGCGGTCATTACCAAGACAGAGGTGGCGGTCGAGGAGGTCGGGGGgtagaggaagaggaggaaggggaggaggaggacaagGAGGGGGCTGGGGAGGAAGAGGGGGGCAGAATTTTAACCAAGGAGGACAGTTTGAACAGTTCTTCCAGCATGGTGGGCAGCATTACAGCCAGGCTGGCTTTAGTCAAGGCAGACATTATACTAGCTGAAGGCAGCGCAGGGCAGCACAGCAGAGTCCACGTCGACTGCTTCTCATTCATGAACTCATCTAAAATGCCTTATCAGCTGATCTTCAACTATTAGAATGGTTACAAGCTGACGTTATAAAAATACAGGTAGTATTTTTCACCAGACTGTTATGGTTTCTATTCAGGGCAGTTCTAAAGTGgccctttgttttcatttgttttcatatAGATCTGCTATAAGTGGTTAGTCGACAAGTTGGACTCTGCTTAATTAGCCTTATTCTTTTTGAAAACTAAAGGTCTCTAAaatttcagtgtgtgtgcatttgctgTATCTGAAATTAGAGGTGCACACTAATATTACAGGATTCTTGAAATTCTTCTAGTTTTGGTGAATATGAGAATGActtgaaggaaaaaaagcatcATTTTCCAGTCTCTTAGTTTTGTTTCAGTTAATCTGACTGGAGTCCTTTGttacttatttaaaaaaacaaaacgatgCCATCTTGTACTCCTAATGGAAGCTTGTGTGCATACAGGTATGGATGTTGAAAGGTTTGCATGGATGTGTGAATGAGAAATAAAAGCTGAAACGAGTGTCACAGGTTCAGTGGTCTTGATTATCTACATCAGATGGGGACATTCCCTCACTGCCAATTATTTACATCTGAGTTATAAACTCACTGGgcattttattaggtacactttgaGGAAATGACTAATTCTAATATAGCAATCTGTCTCATGCGACACATACAGTTAAATTTGTTGTCTCTCTTGAACAATTGAAAATGGCATAGCAGTCCTATGTATGCAATATTCTTAAGAGAAATACTATTAtaatttaaattgttttaagaCGATACAGACTACCATAAAAACTGACCTGAATGCTTTAAAGACAAGGCACAATTTAAAGGGAATTGTGCCAAGTGCATCTCATGACTTGCTTGAAGGATGCCAAAATGAGAACCAAGTGCAGTTATGGCTGTTCGATAGAACCTGTTCCTGAATCTGGAAGTGCAGGTCTTTCGAGCCCTATGCCGTCTTCCAAATGGCAGCAAAGAGGACGGCTGATAAAATGGATTGGTAATGTCCTTTACAATGTTGCTGTAATGCTGGGCTGACAGTGTGGATACCTAACTTTGTGCAAGAATCCTAAAATGAGGAGCTGTAGgagtttcaaattgataccatagaggtatctactaggaggctgaggggtagtTGCCAGGGGTTTGTCAGTGGCTGTGTAGTTTCCCTACCAAGCTGTTGTACAGTATGATAGAATGCTTTATATTGAGCAGTGGTAAAAAGACTAGCGGTTTCGCAGAGAGCTGGAGCCGAGTTAACAGTCAGCTTAAGGTCCTCACTAACATGGACAGCTTCTCCACTTCCTCTCCTGACGTTTTTTTAAATGACGTCATAAAATTGTGCACTGACCTGCTCTGAAGCCAGCTTCAAGGAGCTGTTTTGAGGTTCCTACTTGAAATACATTCTCTCAGTAACCACCCGACCGACACCAATTCACAACTATATAGCCTagtcagggctctagagtgcgaccaatttggtcgcaaatgcgaccaaatttttcaatggtgcgactaaaaaaaaacttcgggtaacaaacaaaaacaaaatctctgcaactctccgtgtggtcaacaacagacacacattatgtccctatcgtggactaaaccaatcagagatagtcaggggcgggacctctttGATTGGCCGTgctccagttgaaagtgcaggtggatagagagaggtga
This genomic interval from Oreochromis niloticus isolate F11D_XX unplaced genomic scaffold, O_niloticus_UMD_NMBU tig00003806_pilon, whole genome shotgun sequence contains the following:
- the fam98a gene encoding LOW QUALITY PROTEIN: protein FAM98A (The sequence of the model RefSeq protein was modified relative to this genomic sequence to represent the inferred CDS: deleted 2 bases in 1 codon), translated to MENDILVSLEDLGYQGPLLEEGALESAVSGGAASPEFTKLCAWIVSELRLYCKLEENVHATNCPSEAEGFQLEMSGLLSELTCPYSVLTSGDITQRFLNRTDCLLLITFLVSELEASRMILVNKPQKKAQESGSPVFQELKGICMALGMSKPPANITMFQFFSGIEKKLKEALSRVPPNHVGEPLLKRPLGPVHMEKIEAINQALVNEYEVRRKMLLKRLDVTVQSFGWSDRAKTHADKLSKVYPPLRSALANKSKVSVAHLLAARQDFSKILRTSSGKIREKTACAINKVLMGRVPDRGGRPCEIEPPPPEMPTWQKRQDAPQIGGHYGGGGHGGGRGGYDHGSQGGRGGYERGAGGGGHGERGSRGGGGRGRGSYNQGYYQDAGGHHGGGGRGGYGGNHQGGFQDPNYHGGGGGGGYHDGGHYQDRGGGRGGRGRGRGGRGGGGQGGGWGGRGGQNFNQGGQFEQFFQHGGQHYSQAGFSQGRHYTS